The Styela clava chromosome 13, kaStyClav1.hap1.2, whole genome shotgun sequence genome has a window encoding:
- the LOC120332922 gene encoding uncharacterized protein LOC120332922, protein MRDIVLILLIFLNSSFVNGVEISISINLSDDSSTPLSTSSSCESEYEITSTNIEELKEQLSEKLEELLPRNQLEVNVVISTNINTGNVPHFTPTTEVLDTTSSTVTPVVSATSTKSNEEVSTSKSNMTSEVTDANASFPSTSCELQFNGTCYWGRILEHRINFTEAQQYCEDRNSTLSTFPNNETFQNVTEYFRYKIPSPEINHYAFWIAVEINPIEYDVPKNTYIQWKNELSTPPNSYTEWTNVIVLVYHSQKIESAMSNRPPNHRMYGIVCSYPN, encoded by the exons ATGCGAGATATTGTTCTGATACTTCTCATATTTCTTAATAGCTCATTTGTTAATGGAG TTGAAATCTCGATAAGTATTAACCTCAGCGATGACTCATCTACTCCGTTGTCGACGTCTTCATCGTGCGAGAGCGAATATGAAATCACG tCGACTAACATAGAAG AACTAAAAGAACAACTGTCGGAGAAGCTGGAAGAGCTCCTGCCCCGAAATCAGTTGGAAGTTAACGTTGTTATTTCAACAAACATAAATACTGGGAATGTTCCACATTTTACGCCCACAACCGAAGTCCTCGACACAACTTCAAGCACAGTCACCCCAGTTGTTTCAGCAACTTCTACAAAAAGTAATGAAGAAGTTTCAACGTCGAAATCCAATATGACATCAGAAGTAACAGACGCTAATGCATCTTTTCCAAGCACAA gTTGCGAACTTCAATTTAACGGAACTTGTTACTGGGGAAGAATCTTGGAACACCGGATAAATTTTACAGAAGCACAACAGTATTGCGAAGACCGAAATTCAACTCTCTCGACATTTCCAAACAATGAGACTTTCCAGAATGTAACAGAATACTTCCGATACAAAATACCTTCACCCGAAATAAATCATTATGCATTTTGGATCGCAGTGGAGATAAATCCAATC GAGTACGATGTCCCGAAGAACACATACATCCAGTGGAAAAATGAATTATCAACTCCACCCAACAGTTATACCGAGTGGACAAATGTCATTGTGCTAGTTTATCATTCCCAAAAGATAGAATCAGCAATGAGTAATAGACCGCCGAACCATAGAATGTATGGGATAGTTTGCTCTTATCCAAATTAG
- the LOC144431333 gene encoding uncharacterized protein LOC144431333, protein MEENMKKAIEMVQSGGKLLTAARTYSVPKATLRRHVYQTLKKAPGSRSLGCSPTLGQNEKDLLQHILEFEKRGFPLTVKDIRKLAYEFAMENKIPNKFSESSKMAGKDWWSGFRERYGNLIAIRKPQPLSIQRAIHLNKPTVNKYFDLLEAVMKENSLFNSPARIYNMDETGLSLVPGVKNIVGSKGARYSSQVTSGERGQIQTVILAVNAAGNYVPPMIIYKGKRANPVLEKGLPPSSKVCCSESGYINKELFLEWIMHFCSHVNSSSGKVLLILDGHGSHTRSDKVLQYACANHVEIASLPPHTSHSTKFTTVRSKISTVKLSEYTCVTTLELEYMKICTLQNAVSSFRSTGIFPLDREAIPDHAFIPAETTHQILVNLDLGEPSNITSQPPLDIPSSSTSNNFVACGLQQADNDSPCCSKTIQQTSGPKFRQQISTEQQSSSSASPEDSLLDSSGTSFEEILPFPKAPPRLKPPREKAIITGIRILTSEGYRKELAALENKEESGIITKKKAKAVSKKIEAISLNEPHVSKVKVGRIINRKESAKAVRNSDVCGFCEGNLYDDEEDEGWIQCQQCLRWCGHLCWCLWQKRSSFHM, encoded by the coding sequence ATGgaagaaaacatgaaaaaagcAATTGAAATGGTACAAAGCGGAGGTAAACTCCTGACTGCAGCACGTACATATTCGGTTCCAAAAGCTACACTTCGCCGGCATGTTTATCAAACACTGAAGAAGGCCCCGGGATCACGGAGTCTAGGTTGTTCTCCTACCTTGGGCCAGAATGAAAAGGATCTTTTGCAACATATACTCGAATTTGAAAAGAGAGGCTTCCCATTAACAGTTAAAGACATTCGAAAGTTGGCTTATGAATTTGCAATGGAGAACAAAATTCctaataaattttcagaatcttCTAAAATGGCTGGAAAAGACTGGTGGAGTGGCTTTCGGGAACGATACGGAAACTTGATAGCTATACGAAAGCCGCAGCCCCTGTCAATTCAAAGAGCAATTCATTTAAATAAGCCCACAGTCAATAAATACTTTGACCTACTGGAGGCAGTAATGAAGGAAAATTCACTTTTCAATTCGCCAGCACGAATTTACAATATGGACGAAACTGGATTAAGCCTTGTACCAGGCGTAAAGAACATTGTCGGTTCAAAAGGGGCTCGATATTCAAGCCAAGTGACAAGTGGCGAACGAGGCCAAATACAAACTGTTATATTAGCTGTTAATGCAGCAGGAAATTATGTTCCACCGATGATAATTTATAAGGGTAAGCGAGCAAATCCTGTATTAGAAAAAGGACTTCCTCCTTCTTCCAAAGTATGCTGCAGTGAATCTGGCTACATAAACAAAGAGTTGTTCCTTGAATGGATAATGCATTTTTGCTCACACGTCAACTCCAGCTCTGGAAAAGTACTTCTTATACTTGATGGGCATGGATCACACACACGAAGTGACAAAGTTCTTCAATACGCTTGTGCTAATCATGTGGAAATTGCCAGCCTACCTCCGCACACCAGCCACTCGACAAAGTTCACTACGGTCCGCTCAAAGATCAGTACAGTGAAGCTGTCAGAATACACTTGCGTAACAACCCTGGAACTGGAGTATATGAAGATATGTACACTACAAAATGCTGTGTCATCTTTTAGGTCCACTGGAATTTTTCCCTTAGATAGAGAGGCTATTCCAGACCATGCATTCATTCCAGCAGAAACTACACATCAAATTTTAGTAAACCTCGATTTAGGAGAGCCTAGCAACATCACTTCCCAACCACCGCTCGACATTCCTAGCTCGTCGACAAGTAATAATTTTGTTGCATGTGGTTTGCAGCAAGCTGACAATGATTCACCCTGTTGCAGTAAAACTATTCAGCAAACATCAGGTCCCAAGTTTAGGCAGCAAATCTCTACAGAACAACAGAGTAGTTCATCAGCATCTCCAGAGGATAGTTTATTGGATTCGAGTGGCACTTCATTTGAAGAGATTCTGCCCTTTCCGAAGGCCCCACCTCGACTAAAACCACCTCGTGAGAAAGCGATTATAACTGGTATAAGAATACTCACCAGTGAAGGATATAGGAAAGAACTAGCAGCTCTAGAAAATAAAGAGGAATCTGGTATTATAACTAAGAAAAAAGCAAAGGCAGTGTCCAAGAAAATAGAGGCCATCAGTTTGAATGAACCTCATGTGAGCAAGGTCAAAGTAGGAAGAATTATAAACAGGAAAGAATCTGCCAAGGCTGTTAGAAATAGTGATGTTTGTGGGTTTTGTGAAGGCAATTTGTACGATGATGAGGAAGATGAGGGGTGGATACAATGTCAGCAATGCCTCAGATGGTGTGGACATTTGTGCTGGTGTTTATGGCAGAAACGTTCAAGCTTTCACATGTGA
- the LOC120332150 gene encoding rhophilin-2-B-like, which yields MEVIGRSPSRAGGVRKGSNPMFVTKRSKIQSERSLLNQQLNKQMRLRAGAENLYNATSNNKVKDTVALELSFFNSNLQLLKDELSLLNSHLTPYQNESAKTQSMAMISLGLKETKELDFTQPLKDFILEHYSEDPDNFDDEIADLIDLRNSIRTPARSNDGVSLLLEYFSQLYFIDYRFFPPNLQLRIHFHWYDSITGIPSTQKSMSLEKASILFNVAALYTQIGTRAERCKRAGIDEAIKAYEHAAGAFNYVRLNFSHAPCTDLSHAFLAVMTKLMLAQAQECVFERTLLGGFEIELGKCISLAQQAAMVAEKYTLVHTAMTVPPVSETIPNSWINMVDVKSQHYKALAHYYTSVGLLDQVDKAEVEEISDLLSSFYLKSENDENIPSTENVVKRKDDRKRLGMAHLDQAIFLHEKASSLIKMCKSLNKVDTLQNFVNVAHKRSLEKKINLDTSYSEENSDFFEVIDVPDIVPLADVETELRPPILTSVKVTDIFKRLGPLSVFSARQKFTAPRPVKITSGIDGWGFTISGDSPTTAVATNQRAKDLGIKEGDIIFSVEGEDVKWKTCSEVACLLDKYVEVYRKNNDEKLTKFIRDDQGPTINIKVLTLYASENPQTAGKIAADPSGIGDDMFYSSSGITSGSSTTGRNNSNKTFPVKRRLKAGDGSKSLSAARTKNRHSLGFFQGLKLKLKSGSSFATPTENPYASTSSLDTLGRDKTKNNLLTMNFDSISIPKASTTHSHSNRDILSITRSDTFSTPSRPQFTSQSQPQVTMFTKRMDIGLY from the exons ATGGAAGTTATTGGCCGTTCGCCGTCCAGGGCTGGTGGCGTTCGAAAG ggTAGCAATCCCATGTTTGTAACAAAAAGAAGTAAAATTCAATCAGAAAGATCGTTACTTAATCAGCAACTTAATAAACAGATGAGATTGCGGGCAGGAGCAGAAAATTTATACAA TGCAACATCAAATAATAAAGTGAAAGACACCGTCGCTTTGGAATTAAGTTTCTTCAATTCAAACTTACAATTGCTCAAGGATGAACTAAGTTTGTTGAACAGCCATTTGACACCATATCAAAATGAAAG CGCGAAGACTCAAAGCATGGCGATGATTTCGCTTGGGTTGAAGGAAACAAAAGAACTTGATTTTACACAACCTTTGAAG GATTTTATCCTCGAGCATTACAGCGAAGACCCAGACAATTTTGACGACGAAATTGCCGATTTAATAGATTTACGAAACTCGATACGCACACCCGCGCGTTCCAATGATGGCGTTTCTCTTCTGTTGGAATATTTTAGTCAACTTTATTTCATCGACTACAGATTTTTCCCACCTAATCTTCAACTCAGAATACATTTCCATTG GTATGACTCCATTACTGGAATACCATCCACCCAAAAATCCATGTCGCTTGAGAAAGCCAGCATATTATTCAATGTTGCGGCATTATACACTCAGATTGGAACCAGAGCAGAAAGATGCAAACGTGCCGGAATAGATGAAGCAATAAAGGCATATGAACATGCTGCAG gaGCATTCAATTATGTTCGACTCAACTTCAGCCACGCCCCTTGTACTGATCTCAGCCACGCCTTCTTGGCTGTCATGACAAAACTTATGCTTGCACAAGCTCAAGAATGCGTTTTTGAAAGAACTCTTCTAGGTGGATTTGAAATTGAACTCGGGAAATGTATTTCCCTGGCACAACAGGCTGCAATG GTTGCAGAAAAATACACTCTCGTTCACACGGCTATGACTGTTCCTCCAGTCAGTGAAACAATTCCTAATTCTTGGATAAACATGGTCGATGTCAAATCTCAACATTATAAGGCATTAGCTCATTATTACACTTCTGTTGGATTGTTGGACCAAGTCG ataaagctgAAGTTGAAGAAATATCAGATCTTCTGTCTTCATTCTACCTCAAGTcagaaaatgatgaaaatattccGTCAACTGAAAATGTTGTGAAAAGAAAAGATGATAGGAAAAGATTAG gtATGGCCCATCTTGATCAAGCAATATTTCTGCATGAAAAAGCAAGCAGTTTGATAAAAATGTGCAAGTCCTTGAATAAAGTTGATACATTGCAG AATTTCGTAAATGTTGCTCACAAACGTTCATTAGAAAAGAAAATTAATCTTGATACAAGCTATAGCGAAGAAAACAGTGATTTTTTTGAAGTCATAGATGTTCCAGACATTGTCC CACTGGCAGATGTGGAAACGGAACTTCGGCCACCGATTCTTACTTCAGTGAAGGTGACAGATATTTTTAAGAGATTG GGACCACTGTCAGTTTTCTCCGCTCGTCAAAAATTCACGGCACCGAGACCGGTTAAAATTACATCAGGGATTGATGGATGGGGTTTCACTATTTCAGGGGACTCGCCAACGACAGCTGTTGCAACTAACCAAAGGGCTAAG GACCTTGGTATCAAGGAAGGAGACATCATTTTCTCAGTGGAAGGTGAAGACGTGAAATGGAAGACTTGTTCGGAAGTTGCATGCCTGCTTGACAAATATGTCGAAGTATATCGgaaaaataatgatgaaaagtTAACTAAATTCATCAGAGATGACCAGGGTCCTACAATCAATATTAAAGTTTTGACTCTCTATGCTTCAGAAAACCCACAG ACTGCTGGAAAAATTGCGGCTGATCCCAGTGGTATCGGTGATGACATGTTTTATTCCAGCAGCGGAATTACAAGCGGAAGCAGCACAACAGGACGCAATAATAGCAACAAAACATTCCCTGTAAAACGACGTCTGAAAGCAGGCGACGGTAGCAAATCGTTATCTGCGGCCCGTACAAAAAATCGTCATTCACTCGGATTCTTTCAGGGGCTTAAATTAAAACTGAAATCGGGATCGAGTTTTGCAACCCCAACAGAAAATCCTTATGCATCGACATCTTCACTGGACACTCTCGGTCGTGACAAAACCAAGAATAATCTTTTAACAATGAACTTCGATTCGATTTCAATACCGAAAGCATCCACTACCCACTCGCACTCGAACAGAGACATTCTCAGCATTACTAGAAGTGATACTTTCTCTACTCCGAGTAGACCACAATTCACAAGTCAGAGTCAACCGCAAGTGACAATGTTTACTAAGAGAATGGATATTGGGTTGTATTAA